GACCTCATGCACAGATCTCACACATCCCATCCAGACCAGGATTTGCTGCTGTCCTTCCACCACAAGGATTTACCAGATGCACAAAAAGACTCAGTTGGTCCCTGGCATCACTACAAAAGCTTGTCATGTCCTTTGGCTGTTAGAAATCCTGCACCATGATCTGCACAGTGATTGTCTTTGTTCCCCTTCAAGGTCAAAGCGTTTTTAGCTGCATTCCCCACCTGCCAGGACAGTTCCAGGCCACAGGGGTGCAACATTTTCCTCTCTTGCCATCAGTACTGACAAACTAAGAAAAATTTAGCCATCCTCTAATTCCCTGGGTTCCCAGGCAGTGCTCCCAGGAGACTGAAGCATGAGGGCCCATGGAAGGAAGGCAGGTCTTCACActgggcaggatgggcagggagaggtgctgtggccccctgcagccaggctttTGTGTTCTCAGAGCCATGATCTGAGCAGCTTTCATCCCTTCctgtccttccccagcaccaAACCCTTGGTTCTTGCAGAGCTGTGTGATTTTTGGGAAGGAGAACGTGGATGTCCCAGTGGTTCTCACTCTGAGGACAGCTGACATGTGCTCagtcagcagcagggaggagctggtcCTGAATTCCTGTGCCTTTTTCTCAGATGCTTTGCTCCTAGTCATGAGAAGCAGAGGGTTTATACAGACACGAGAGGCAAATCAGCCTGTGGGGAAATGCAGTTGTGGGAAACAGGCTTAAAATTCTCCCAAAATAGGCCTAAAATTTTCTTGTAAGACATTAGCCCAGTCCAGAGGAAAAAGTGTGTGTTTGTCTTTCTTTAGGGCTTCACAACACCCAGCTCTAAGTGTCACTAGCCCGCAGAGGAACAGGAGTGACCATAATGCTCAGAAAATCCCCCCATTCGCTACGTCAAGCTCTTCCAGCGACACATCAAGCAGCTCTTCACTTTCATCAGAACCAACCAGCCAGATCTCCATGGTTCAGGATCAAACCCTGCTGGACATCACCTCCATCACTAGATTGGCCCCAGGGGAATCACCAAACCCTCAACCACTTGAGCAAAGAGATACAAATTTAGCAATATCGTGTTCCAGCCCACTCGGAGCAAGGACTATTCCAGCATCTCGCCCAGCCAGCCTCAGGCTCAGTCTAACACCCAGCTCAGCCAAGCCACAGCAATACTCTGACTGCTCTCCAGTCAGCCCAGGGATCAATGCAGCTTCCTTCTCCACCTTCTGTCCTCACTCAGCACAAAACGTACGAGCTTCAGCTTCAGATCACACACTGACCCCAACCAGGACAAGCACAAGGCCTCCAGCAACAGCGACTCCTGAAGAGAGTTCCCAGGCTCCTGGCTATTCTAAAACTGAGTTAAAGAATACAGGAAAGGGGTTTGAATCAGATCTGGAAGATCCTGATCATGAGAGGTACGTATCCAGAGCACACAGGTGTCTAAGTCCTCAAACAGCCCATGTTGGTATAGAATCAGTAAGAGCCCTCCCataaaaaaagttaaacatCTTTTATGATTCAGATGTTCccagtgtttgttttccagtaGCCACCCTGTGCTTCCACTAAACCCTGTTAGCCAGGAAGCAAAATGCCCTATTTCCTTATACCCATGAGCTCTCCAGACCTCATGACAGACCTGGGCCAGGCTGTcaccctcagctcctccacagGGCACAGTTTTCAGGTGCCTCCTTTCCTTCCAGAGGAGGCAGCACAACTTTCCCTTGTAGCACAGagaggagctctgctgtcccctggagcctgacagagcagagcagagcagagcagagcagagctggggatggtgcTCAGTGACATGGCCAGGATGTCCCCCCAAAGCTCCACTGTCTGCTATGACCCCAGGCAAGCTGAGCTCACCCCACTCCTCCGAGCCTCTGAACTCCACCCTGTCTCTGCCACTTCTTTCCTTGGCAGGAGATTTGTAACCACACAGGAATTCCAAGCCATGGAGAAAGAGCTAGAGGATGTAAAGGAAGACCTGAAATGCCTGAAGTGGAAGGTGAGACACATAGGTGAGACGGTGCAGCCCCTGGCCGAGGACAGCAAGAGGTACAACGGCTACACCCTGATGGAGCTCAAGGCCATGGTGCAGTTTGAGGATGACCCTTACAAGGCTGCCCACAAGATCCTCACTGCCCTCTTCAGCGATGTCTACTGGCCACAGCACCCAGGCACCGAGCAGGCCTGCaactcctgctccctgcccaagCCCAACATAGACCCAGAGCTGTACACAGTCTACTGTGACATCCTGAAAAGCATATTCCCTGGAATTAGCAGCCAGACATTGAGGGAAGAGACACAGCACGTGCAGAAAGGCACCCAGAGTGCAGTGCAGtaacagcagagcccagaggtgctgtgcagagccaggtcTGCAGTGACTTCAGAGGACTGGGCTGTGCTAGGTCCCGTTGGTCCCTTTAGGATTGTCTGTGAAGGTGTTGGTGAGCTCTGAGCCCTCATGCCACTTCCCAGTGACACAGAGTGGGATGGCATCCTGCACTCTTCCCACATTTTAGAAAACAATTGCTCCTTTGGTGTCTCTTTCAATCTATGGACGTTTCCTTGTTTCCAGCAACTACAAATGCTGACAAAAGAATCCCATGAAGGCGTTGTACGTCCAAGCAAGGGCCTTCTCCCAGCCCCAAACagaccaaccaaccaaccagcaTCTGGGTAGTTTCTATTTTCTAGAGTGTATCATTCATTAAATGACATTACTTGTTAGAAAATTGTGcctgttcttttttatttatttgtctaaAAGTGCTTTGCACATCAAATCAATCAGCATTGTCACCTGAACACACACTGGAATGAGACCTGGGAATTTCAAACCTTCCCCTGCCCAACTGAATCCTTGGTTTCAGGGGCACAAAACCAGAGCACAGTGGTGAGCAGCCGTGGAGAGCCCAACCAGGTCATGGGGATCAGGGTACAAAGCTCTGCCATGTGCTCCTAAATCACCAACCCAGCAGTGAGACAGGGGAAGGTCTGtgacctgcagctctcccagtctGTGGGGACTGGGctgacagagcagctcagatGTGTTAACCCAGCTGAAAGGGCCCCTCAAGGTGAGCAGTGCCATGGAGCCTGTCCCAAGGGAAGGAGGACACACAGGAACATGGCCCTGGAGCTCCATCTGGGAACCAGCACCGTGCCATGCATGAACAGTTTGTCCCCCAGGTTCCTCCACAGGCCTGGCCTTGCAGCCTGCTCTGTAAAGGTGAGGGtggagggctgcagggatgtcCTTGCTGCtcagtggcagtggcagccacactgccctgccccacTGGTTCACCCAGAGTCAGGGACACTCCTTGGGAAGAGTCACTTCCCTGGTCTCAGTGTGACAAACACATCAAACCCACCCCAGAACAcatccatcctgctgctcctgaggaggGCAAGAGGCAACCTGAGAGTTCAgccccccttcccctctgctgggcTCTAATCCACTTCTAAAGCTTATTCCAAAAATaacagggaggagaaaaagaaactattACAAAAGCACTGAAAGGAGAtcattcccagtgccagcacagatCCAGACACCCTGGGTGATGGGAGAGGAACACAGCCACACCCTGGACCTGCTGGGCGCATCTCTGTGGGGACACTGACCTtgtgcagagctcccagctccctttcAGCAGGATGGTCTCTGCTGCACTCACAAAGACATTGTTGAAGCTCCCTTTAATATAGGTAAAATAGATTGCTCCAATAAATTGGTagcaatttatttcatttccaaactgctgtgcagacacaggcatggcactgcccacactgcagcctctgtgccACACTGCAGCcaagagccacagctggcaccccCAGGTACCTCCAGGAAAATCAGGGCAGTGCAGTGTGAGCCcttgggacagggacagcccccagAGGGACTGGGAGAAGGCAGCTCCCTCAcaggtgggcactgggctgtgcaggaTGATGGGAGCCTCTGGAGACATTCTGGAGTCACTGGAGATGTTCTGAGTGTCCCCTCAGAGCAAATCCCCCAGGGTGGACCGTCACAAAGCCAATGGAAGGCTCTGGGCACTGAGTCTCACACAAACACCCTCTGCATCCTGTTCTGCTTTCATGGCTCTTTCTTGTAGGAAAACCTGTCCCTTTGGATGACCTGGGTGGGACTAGGCTGATCCTGCTCCCACAGaacacacacaggcactgctccACACTCATTTTTCTGGGGCAGCCCAGACCCCCAGCTCTCTCTGAGGTCTCTCTTTGGAGCGTTCCATAACCTCCAGTGGACACTGACAAAAACACATTTAGCAATATCCATCTTTATATGTTGCAttgcctgccctccctgcctgtaAAATCTTAATTCATTTGTTCCTGTGAGAACAGGCTCTGTGGTATCTCATGCTCATGAGATCAAACAATATGctcaattttctcttttagtcTCATTCTCCTCATGCCTCAGATCCAGCACAAGCccatgaattatttttattaaccTTACATCACCAGAGCTGGTTCTGTCAAATACTCTCAGTTCTGGGTCCCTTTCAGGTTTCAGTGTCTTCTTCCACAGGGTCAGTTGTACTGTGAATCACCTCCACCCACTCTGGAGATGTGCATCAGGTCTTGTACCCTGATAGTCTTGGCTTTCAGCTATTCCAGAGGAATTTCCAGGGTATTTGcatccagctggagctggccaGTCTTGTCAGAGCTTCTATACAACATCatcattatattattattattattattattattattattattattattattattattattattattattattattattattattatgtatCTGCACCTTCTGAGCCCTACAGTCTGTCTCAGAGCCttgccagccacagcagcccaaGTGCtcaggggaaggggaagagagcagcaggacaaaCCCACTCCACCTGTCCTTTACAGACTCCTCaattcttcctttccctctgctgcatTCATACCTTGAAGGCAGCTCTTCTCTGTGCAGATGTCTCAGCCTTCAATTACTGCATTATCTCTGTGACCATTTCCTTGTGCTTGAGGCACCTTCCCTGATTTCTACACAGGTAGAAAAATCCATTGATTTTCAACTCATTTTCCTCTTGTTGATGTGCATTACCAAGTCCTTTCATCCTTCCCCAAGTCTCAGCTTCCCTTGCTGTTTTGCTGGGGATCGAAGCACAGCTGTCTGCCCACCATCCCTGAGAGTTTTTCTGTGTCCAGACTATTTTTTGTGCTCTCACCCACTCCTAACACAACAGGAGGGTGAGGGCTGGCCGCCCACACCTGCAGGAAGAGcccttctccctgcagagcacagaactgAGTCAGCACAACCAAACTAAGACAGCAGTGTCTTAAATATACAGGcctgaaagcaattttttggCCTTGATTTTTAACATCCCGTGCTTGCCAGAATGTGCCCTGTTACAAGCTTGCTCTGTCTTTAGGCTCTAGGTCTTGCTGCCCGCTATTCAGACAGAAAAGCAATTACACAGCCCCATTACTGTGACAGTTAAAGAGATTCAGCCATTGTTCTTCTTGGACAATTCACACTGATTCCAACCCCTCCTGCCTGGCCCCTTAGCATAAATAAGCCTTCTCTGCAAAATGTTATCACCTCCACTTGTATGgagacaggcagggcaggcaaTCAGACACACAGTGAAAAATTAGCCTTTAAATCCATGTTGCATTCTGTCTACTCTtcattaaactgttttttttttttctcttgaacaCATATTCTCGAGCTCTAAGACCCAATACCAGACCAAattactttctttccttttctctcttaaCTACAGGCATTCCATTTGCTATTTTCCAGCCATGCCTGGGTCCAGAGTCATTAGTATCACACTCATTCAAGGGCCATGCTGGCTGCTGGGCATTCATCCTGCCTGTGTCCTGGGGGcctcagagcctggcacaggctgcctcCCCCCTGTCACCTCCCAGAGCAGATGTCTGGTCAGAAGTGTGAGGacaacaatatttttttccagcctcaggCAATCTGCAGTTTGCACTGATTGATTGCATTAAATAAGCAACCTATTAATGTGCCCCCTGCTGTGGCTCCAGTTGGTAGAGCAGATTCTTCAGCAGATAAGTTGTGTTAAACAGAGGGTCCTGATGCACACTgctcatggaatcacagaataatttcagctggaaagagCCTCTGGAGGTCAGCTTGTCCAACCCCTCTGATCAGACAGAattccagtaaaaaaaacctgaaaaataaactCTGTGCTGCAAAAAACGAAACCAGTGCAATTAAAACAAACTTctaacaacaaaaaacaacagcaacattttaaaaataataaaagaactTATTTTACATCTGCATCAGTGGATAAAGAAGATAAATGGCAAACTTTTTGTAGCACTGGTTTGGAGGGCTCTTTGCTGTGGTTAGTTCTACATGCATCACCAATTCATTTGTCAGCCTTCTCATTAATATCTCTAATGCATAATTGCAGTCAAAGTCACTCATTGAACCATGCATTTTATGACCTCAAGGGTTACCCCTTCATACTGTTAATAATAATATCCCTGCATAATGCAAATGCTTTATGCAAAACAAGTCCACCAGCTCTTCTGCTTCATGACTTAAAATACAGCACAGCAAGTTTTAGGCAACTGTCTGCATCTTTATATCAATTGCAGGCATCATCTGGCCTGAATTGTGAGTCACAAGGGTTTGGGCAGTGCCATTAATTACCAGTAATGCCTTCTCCATTAGTCCTCCCTAAAAGTCTGCTCCACATGATGTGTTCTCTATATATTTATACAGCCACTGCCCCTGGCACACTCCATTTCAACCTGACTTCAGTAATTTTCACAATAAACCTACAATCTTTGTTTTCCAAGGTGAAAGTGCCTCCTGAGacccttttccatttttcctctccattcaTTTCTGTAAaagtttccatttcttttccactcTGGGCTGGAGCTCTCCCCCACAGACCTCTCCcctcctcagagtctgacagGGTAACAAATGCCCAATAAATCATTTCTGGGCACTCATCCCCAGCCCACAGGCAGGTGACAACAGTGCAGATGTCCTGAGGGCCTTGATGCTGCTCCCCCAGGagcacaggtgacactgggacaccccaaagGGCTCACACAAGGACAGGACACTgatcctccccagccctgccctgagaaATGCAGACCATAGCTCCTTGCCATTTTATAATGAAGAGTAAATTATCTGAGTGGCCCAAAGAGAGTGATTAAAATACACATCAATGCCTTGCTGGGTCAGTGGGTTTGGATCAGATCTCCCATTTTGTGTTAATATTCAGATATGTTACTACCCCAGAGAGATGAATAATAGTGGCAATTCAATTTCTCTGACAATATTAAACATAATGAAAAGTCATACTATCATCCCACATCCTTCCCCATGAATTCTGGCCACAGACAGATCTCCTGTTGGTAATGGAAATGTCACTTTGATTCATCTGTTCACCAAGGAATCCTTACCAAACAATTTCCAGTATCCAGCAAGCCATCCCAAAACATTCCTTTGGAAACAAGCCAGAACTGACATTCTCTGTAAATTAGTTTTTACCACTGTTTAGGCTCAGACCATAGCAGGAAGCTTTGCTACTCACTCTATTTTTAGCAGTGTCTCCAGCATACCAGGAAAGAGGTGGATCATAGGACTTCTGCTAATCTGCAAATCTGAAATTATAGTTGGGAGATGGAATTTATTATTACACAGCTCAATGACAACAACAGAGATGACCTTTCTGCAATGCCAGAAGTTTTATCCATGCTGATCTGTGCCTTTAAtcagggggaggggagggtaCAGGCTATTATGTGCCAAAGGAAAAACTTTCTCCCTATGAGGACAGTTAAGTATTaaaacagattgcccagagaggctctgcATCCTCCATCCCTAGAAGTTTTCAGGCCAAACTGCTTGAAGCTCTGTGTAACCCAGTCTGACTTCTgtaaggttaaaaaaaagaggTGTGTAATTGCAGAAAGCAGCCAGGGAAACCTTTGATGAatgggagcacagagccaggaatAATAagaggcaggaacagccccactGGGGCATTccagggctgagcccctccatgtcccagCCCCCTGGGCTGGCCAGagcatcctcctgctctgctggggcccCCTTGGCCCCTGGCCCTTTCTGATGAGACATAAAAGCTCTTTCTTGCTCGAGATGAAAGTCCTCTCCCCAGCTTGTTTCACACAGAAACCTCTGTTGTGGCAGCCACCTCACGCTGTCAGGCAGAAGAGACTTCTCAGTGAAAGAGATAAAAGggctcagctgtcctggctcaCTGTATTTACCACAGgatccttctctttctccagcaCAATGGTCCCCCTGGGTGAGGAGTCATTTCCCTGAGACcttcccagccacagcagctccctctgtgctccctggccctgctgctgacCACACTTGCTCTGCATCCCAGCATTTGCCTCATATCTGTGAAACACATCTGGAGACCATTTCAGGGATAGAGTCTGGAGACCAGTCCATAGTTCCCAGCTGGGCTCACACtctcaggaggcagcagctgagttCCAGTCTCTTCCTGGCCCTTATGATGGCTCTGAGGTGCAGTGTCCAGACCCAAAACTCCCCCTTCCACTGCTCCCACCCCAGGCTCCTCCAGGGCCACAAGACTTTCAGGTTATAAATGCTCTTTTGCTGAGAAGGAGACTTGGCTATTTCTAGCACTTTCACCTCCACATGCTTAGCCCAGAACAATGTTCTGTCAAAAACCAGTGTGAAGCTCCTTTCCCAGTTAGATCCAGATAAGCTGAGGAAAACAAGCAATGGAGCTCTGAAACAACAAATGCCATGAtccccaccagcacagctgcattTCACCTCCTCCATGCAGGCAGCACTTTCCCTGAGGCACACatctgctcctgtcccctccctctgGGTTTTTATCCTCCCCAGGCTCCATTCCATGTACCTCCTGCACAAGCAGGACCTTACCTCAGCTGCCACATTGCTGCCAACAAAATCCTGTCATTCTTTCATGTGCTGTTTCACTCCATCATTCTTTTGGATATTTCATTTTACAGTTGGCTGAGAGACCTGCCTGCTTTTGTAACTGTGGAGTTATGAATGCTCTGGTCTGGCTGACAAGGTGGTGATCAGTCAcaggctggactcaatgatcttggaggtctttcccATTCCTAATGTTTCTGTGATATGTTAGAGGGAGGAGTTCAGGTGAGCTAATTCTACCTGTCTGATATATTTCCTTGGATTTATAGTCCCCAAAATGTCCATTCTCTTTCCAGAAACTGCACAAAGTCTGGGCATTTTTGGAAGTCCCATGAGCAGTAGGACAGAGTCCAACACTAAGGCTTTGAGAGTCAAGTTGATTTTAGTCACACCCAAAGAGACCTTGAGCAAGCTGAAAGCTAAAGGCAGGATCTCTCTGTGGTCTCACTGCATAATTGAGACCTTCCAGAAATAACCAGGACacctggggagagcagctcaCAGGTCATGTGCTTTTCCTCTCCTAATTACAGCCAGAGCAGTGAGCCATGGGTGGAGGCTCATGGGGTGTTGGAAGCAATATTATTCCAGGCTGGGAAACTCCtaccctgctgctccttgggatGCTCAGTCCTCTCcttcaggcagcagctcaggaagggaACACCAGAGAGATGTCAGCCTGATTTCCCCCTTCTCCAGGAATTTCTAGGTCAGTAAGAAGGAAGTCACCAATTGCAAGTGTTTCCTTTTGGGCCCAGATCTTTAACACTGCAGCACTTCCCAGGGTCCTGAGCCAGGGTGAAGGGAACTGATGCTGTCAGACAAGGGTGGAAAATTGATCTCTTCCCAGCAAGATTTAGAGGGCAGTTGGACAAGAAATTactccagctgggcactgggtCCCCATCtctcagctcttcctgcagcttgGAGATTCACTCTATAATTGCTTTCTTAGTCCACATTTTATCCTCAGCTGACAGAATTCCATTAGGGTGATACAAGCAGTGTGATAAAGGGATGTTTGTGTCTCACATGGGCTCTAAGTCATTTCTCAGCAAACAAGCAAATAGTCACAGGAATGGGCAAAGAGGCCCCTGAGCCAGGAagtccctccctgcctgtgctctgaccagcagggccagcccacAGAGGGAAGCAGACACAGCAAACACCCTCACAAggctccctctctgctcctcacaggagaCACCCCCAAAATGAACAGTTCTGCTACAGCAGTTGTGGGCACACAACAGCCCAGcaaggacacagccctgccatccCCAGAAATAGCATTTTAGCTGTATAGCTAACCTTAGTAGCCACTTTCTGTGAATTTCTAATAGCACCCCACACAAACAGGAGCCACAGTGCTGTGACACAGGAGTGGGGGACACCCAGATCTGAGAGCAAGTGCCCTTCCTATGGGAAATGTAAGAAATTAAACTAATCCTGCAGCACATCTGAGCATGTGTGTCTGGAGAGTGGAACAGGTTGGACACACCAGCAAGGCAAACAGTGACtctgagcagcattttcagAATGGTTTTGGCAGACAAATTGACCTTCTAATGATGAAACAGCTAAAGGATAGTCATGATGGGAAAAAAGCTAAAAGGGAACCCAGGATGGTGCAGGGTGCAGTTTCAGTACCTGGTGAAGGACAATGGTGTAGCCATCACCACGTGGTGTCTGTTGTAATTCACATTTCTTGAAGAATGTTGGAAGAGATTTGGCTGCTTCAGTGACTTTGAGCAGAAGAGCAGCTCCTGTTGGAGCTCAGCCTCCTGGATGAGCAGCCCTAGAACACAGAGGGCAGCCCAAGGCACCCTAGACAAGGTTTGGGCTCCCACCCGTGGATGCTGTGGAGCTGCATCCAGCAGGGaggacagcagagagcaggagggaaaggggaatgCTTCTCTCACAGTCAATCAAAGGAAAGCTGACTTCATCCCCTGCatggggcagagcccagctgtcAATACAGCCCTCCATGTGTGCTCCTGCCTGACTTCTGCTGGGAAGTGAGCATTTCCTGGAaacttcagaaagcttcaaGGCTCCATCCAACCTCCTTCATGCACTGCTGTCcccctcagagctgggcagcagctcctgtttctGGCCATTGCAGGGTGTTCCAAGACCCCAGCCCAGTCCCTCAAGGGCACTGtcagtgccacatccctggtgtggcagggctgggcatgcCCAGGgagtgacacagcagggacagggcacaagtgcagcaggagcaggagattTTACAGAGAACAGCACCACCTgagcaggatgctgcagtgcaattcatggcccagggcagcccaaGCAATGAGCAGGGCTCAGTTTCATTCAGCTGCTGGATGTAGCTCCCATGGATGTGTCCTGACTCAGGAATGCACAGGTTTCCATGTCTTCTGGGCTGCCTTTCACACCCTGCACCACTGCTTGCTCCCTTCTCCATGGACAggtgcctctccctgctgtctAAATGTTCCTGGATTAAAGCACAAAGAGGCAGAAATTGAAAAGTTGCAGGCTTTCCCAGGCATCTCAGATTACACTGTGAACACtgacaaaaatatctttttccagaTCTAAAAGTAGGCAGCCTGGCATGTACTTCCTCACAGATTATTTCTTTATCCTCTGCCCTTCTCAGTGTCACTGTGGGACAAACAAATTGATTTCTGTTATCTTGATCCAAGCCCTTTAAATCCAACCACAACAGGTAAAGGTGAGAAACTATAGCATAAAAGTCTTTGCAGGGCCCAGATATTGAAATTGGGTGAAACTTTATTAATTTACATCAATATCTTCAGCAAGAATTCCTACaaatccttccttttcctttgctgtttttgACAATGTCAAATGATGTTACTGGGCACATCCTTGCTGAATTCCTCCTGATGAAACTGTGCCTGACATTGACTCAAGAGCTCTGTGGGGATTTTCTTGATTGCATGTTTACTCTTCCTCTTGTCCCTCCTGTAAATGCCAGTCTGACATGAATGTACTTGTGAGGagttagtttaaaaaaaaaaggtgaaaaattgaataaactgggtttttttaaccctGATTCACTGAAGAAATGAGTCAAGTGTCTATGTTTGAGTGTATAGGGCTGACTAGGACTCTTAATTATCTTTGGTTATATAAAGGGTCATTACATCTCAGCTCCAGTTAGGAGGGCAAACACTGACAGCTCCTACCCCACAGAGATGAATGAAGTATTTTCTAAACATTCTGCTGCTCTCTAGAATGACTGACTGGAACCAAGGAGTCCATGAGGCTGTGCCTTGGTGGTTTTTGTCATCCCAGACAGCAGGCTGGCAAACCCTTCtttcacacacagacactgcagggGAGGATGTTCCACAGCTTGacaatcttttaaaatattttcaagactATCATGGTCTTTCCACACAAtgtggcagctgtggggaaTCTAAATGGGtccaagggagctgggagaggatggaAATGTTGAAGCCACTGCACTCTGTGGCAgatgccagcccagctgcactgGATACAGATTTCCAGGGGCAGAAGGTGTTGAAAATTGGCTGCAGTCACCAATGGAGGTGAGGAAGACTTGGTGGCAGGGAAACATAGAGAAAACTGTGACCCATCAGAGCTTGATGAAATAGTTTGCAATAATTTCCAAAACTGGAGCATCAGGGTTGAAAAATCATTAGCCCACCATGGAGGACTTGAGATGCTCCAGACAGATCCAGAGCAGACAGGTGAGCACAGGAAATCCTCTCCCCCTCTTACCTTTTCAGATCAATAAGAGAGATGCTGTTCAGTGCCAGCAAACAGCAGGTTTCATTTCTCTGCACATCCAATGCAATTTTCTCAGAAGAACAAACAATGTGACAGGCCCCATCCCATCCAGAGACTGCCTACATGACAAATCTGAGATTGTGCCTTAAGCCTTGAAAACCTTGCTACAACCTCTCCCCTTCCAAACACAGACATTTATAtctgctctgagcccttccAGTCCCCCtcctctcagctcctcctctTTTTCATTTGGAGTTGCCTGTTATATGATTTGGAGCAAAAATTAGCACTTGGTTTTTTGGTAGAATCACACCAGAAACAAATGAGGGGAGAGTTCTCAGAACAAGAGGGTTCTATAGTAAGTGCAGCTTGGGAAGAGCCCTTAAACAAAGTACAATGTACTCACACACActgttttacatttaaaagtAAGGTAGTTTGTATTTAGtacaaaataaa
Above is a window of Molothrus ater isolate BHLD 08-10-18 breed brown headed cowbird chromosome 16, BPBGC_Mater_1.1, whole genome shotgun sequence DNA encoding:
- the GSG1L gene encoding germ cell-specific gene 1-like protein isoform X1, producing MKTNRRCRALLAVSLNLMALLFSTTAFITTHWCEGTQRVPKPSCGKEKKTNCLNYGGNETANETNQNVVHYSWETGDDRFLFRYFHTGIWYSCEENINAAGEKCRSFIDLAPASEKGVLWLSVVSEVLYIMLLVVGFSLMCLELFHSSSVIDGLKLNAFAAVFTVLSGLLGMVAHMMYTQVFQVTVSLGPEDWRPHSWDYGWSFCLAWGSFTCCMAASVTTLNSYTKTVIEFRHKRKIFEQGFREEQNFLDQEAIKYFRERASQHPALSVTSPQRNRSDHNAQKIPPFATSSSSSDTSSSSSLSSEPTSQISMVQDQTLLDITSITRLAPGESPNPQPLEQRDTNLAISCSSPLGARTIPASRPASLRLSLTPSSAKPQQYSDCSPVSPGINAASFSTFCPHSAQNVRASASDHTLTPTRTSTRPPATATPEESSQAPGYSKTELKNTGKGFESDLEDPDHERRFVTTQEFQAMEKELEDVKEDLKCLKWKVRHIGETVQPLAEDSKRYNGYTLMELKAMVQFEDDPYKAAHKILTALFSDVYWPQHPGTEQACNSCSLPKPNIDPELYTVYCDILKSIFPGISSQTLREETQHVQKGTQSAVQ